The following are encoded in a window of Pseudomonas multiresinivorans genomic DNA:
- a CDS encoding DMT family transporter has protein sequence MISFTRSSLAGLASTSLFVLLWSSAAIISKWGLAHASPMVFLIARFGTALLALLILSPLIGLRWPRERKQVRHAVLTGLVMLGIYPIFYLMALDLHVTPGVIATVLGVQPMLTSFLLERRHSAPRLGGLALGLTGLVMVVYQSIGLSGLTFAGLACCLLALLSITGGSILQKNIRENPLGTLPLQYIAGLALCVAVAPFQPLHVEWNAAFILSALWMGLMVSVLATVLLYRMIAAGNLVNVTSLFYLVPAVTALMDYAVFGNRLSALGLLGMGLIVMGLMLVFRKTAPAREAGNAQVVDNG, from the coding sequence ATGATTTCGTTCACTCGTTCTTCCCTGGCCGGACTGGCCAGTACCTCGTTGTTCGTGCTGCTGTGGAGCAGCGCCGCCATCATCAGCAAGTGGGGCCTGGCCCACGCCTCGCCAATGGTGTTCCTTATCGCCCGCTTCGGCACCGCGCTGCTGGCACTGCTCATCCTCTCGCCTTTGATCGGTCTGCGCTGGCCGCGCGAACGCAAGCAGGTTCGCCATGCCGTGCTCACCGGTCTGGTGATGCTGGGTATCTACCCGATCTTCTACCTGATGGCGCTGGACCTGCACGTCACCCCCGGCGTGATCGCCACCGTACTCGGTGTGCAGCCCATGCTGACCAGCTTCCTGCTCGAACGCCGGCATTCGGCGCCGCGTCTGGGTGGCCTGGCGCTCGGACTGACCGGGCTGGTGATGGTGGTCTACCAGAGCATCGGGCTGTCCGGGCTGACCTTCGCCGGGCTGGCCTGCTGCCTGCTGGCGCTGCTGTCGATCACCGGCGGCTCGATCCTGCAGAAGAACATCCGCGAGAATCCGCTGGGCACCCTGCCGCTGCAGTACATCGCCGGGCTGGCGCTGTGCGTCGCCGTGGCGCCCTTCCAGCCGCTGCACGTGGAGTGGAATGCTGCGTTCATCCTCAGCGCGCTATGGATGGGGCTGATGGTCTCGGTGCTGGCTACCGTGCTGCTCTACCGGATGATCGCCGCAGGCAACCTGGTCAACGTCACCAGCCTGTTCTACCTGGTGCCTGCCGTCACGGCGCTGATGGATTACGCGGTGTTCGGCAATCGCCTGTCTGCCCTCGGGCTGCTGGGCATGGGGCTGATCGTGATGGGGTTGATGCTGGTGTTTCGCAAGACGGCTCCGGCGCGGGAAGCTGGAAACGCACAAGTGGTGGATAACGGGTAG
- a CDS encoding DMT family transporter gives MNPAALLNLLALAAIWGASFLFMRQLVPAIGVMPTAFFRVFLSAVGLVVILLVMRTRWDFRGKFGRILLIGVISSGIPVLMYSLAAQFLPAGYSAIFNATTPLMGVLIGSLFFGEALTGAKSLGVLLGLAGVAVLTRAGPVPFDAGLLWGAAACLVATTCYGFAGFITKRWINDQGGLDFGVSALGSQTGATLCLLPFFLGTSLDMPLAPLLEPKVLLALAGLGFLCTSFAYVLYFRLLASIGPLKTMTVTFLIPPFGVFWGVLLLDESLSWAHLQGGVLIAAALWLVLRPAPQPKVEAAG, from the coding sequence ATGAACCCCGCCGCTCTACTGAACCTGCTCGCCCTGGCCGCCATCTGGGGTGCCAGCTTCCTGTTCATGCGCCAACTGGTGCCGGCCATCGGGGTGATGCCGACGGCGTTCTTCCGCGTGTTCCTGTCCGCCGTCGGGCTGGTGGTGATCCTGCTGGTAATGCGCACGCGCTGGGATTTTCGCGGCAAGTTCGGGCGCATCCTGCTCATCGGCGTGATCAGCTCGGGCATCCCGGTACTGATGTACAGCCTGGCAGCGCAGTTCCTGCCGGCCGGCTACTCGGCGATCTTCAACGCCACCACGCCGCTGATGGGCGTGCTGATCGGCTCGCTGTTCTTCGGCGAGGCGCTGACTGGCGCCAAGTCGCTGGGCGTGTTGCTGGGGCTGGCGGGCGTTGCGGTGCTGACCCGCGCCGGCCCGGTACCGTTCGATGCCGGGCTGCTCTGGGGGGCCGCCGCCTGCCTGGTGGCGACCACCTGCTACGGCTTCGCCGGCTTCATCACCAAGCGCTGGATCAACGACCAGGGCGGCCTGGACTTCGGCGTCTCGGCGCTGGGCAGCCAGACCGGCGCTACGCTGTGCCTGCTGCCGTTCTTCCTCGGCACCAGCCTGGACATGCCGCTGGCGCCGCTGCTGGAACCGAAAGTCCTGCTGGCCCTGGCCGGGTTGGGTTTTCTCTGCACGTCCTTCGCTTACGTCCTGTACTTCCGCCTGCTCGCCAGCATCGGCCCGCTGAAGACCATGACGGTGACTTTCCTGATCCCGCCCTTCGGCGTGTTCTGGGGCGTGCTGCTGCTGGATGAGTCGCTGTCCTGGGCGCACCTGCAGGGTGGCGTGCTGATCGCTGCGGCGCTGTGGCTGGTGCTGCGGCCGGCGCCGCAGCCGAAGGTGGAGGCGGCGGGGTGA
- a CDS encoding GNAT family N-acetyltransferase gives MDGIRIERCTEQHINGLAALYNDPAVCRQVLQMPHQAPDLWRKRLVLDDERRVTLMAMHQDQVIGSASIEQFPRVRRSHCGSIGMGVAVAWQGRGVGTRLLAELLEVADNWMALRRVELTVYTDNAPAIALYRKFGFEVEGQLREYAIRDGIYADVLSMARLRGS, from the coding sequence ATGGACGGCATCCGCATCGAGCGTTGCACGGAGCAGCACATCAATGGCCTCGCGGCCCTCTACAACGACCCGGCCGTGTGTCGCCAGGTGCTGCAGATGCCGCATCAGGCGCCGGACCTCTGGCGCAAGCGACTGGTGCTGGATGACGAGCGGCGGGTAACGCTGATGGCGATGCACCAGGACCAGGTGATCGGCAGCGCGAGCATCGAACAGTTCCCGCGTGTGCGACGCAGCCATTGCGGCAGCATCGGCATGGGCGTGGCGGTTGCCTGGCAGGGGCGTGGCGTCGGCACGCGGTTGCTGGCGGAGTTGCTGGAGGTTGCGGACAACTGGATGGCCCTGCGCCGCGTCGAGCTGACCGTCTACACCGACAACGCTCCGGCCATCGCGCTGTACCGCAAGTTCGGTTTCGAAGTGGAAGGCCAATTGCGCGAGTACGCCATTCGCGACGGCATCTACGCCGACGTGCTGAGCATGGCGCGCCTGCGCGGAAGCTGA
- the aceK gene encoding bifunctional isocitrate dehydrogenase kinase/phosphatase → MAQHWPATEIATLILEGFDDYRAQFHRITAGAPARFEQAHWQEAQQASAERINLYEEKVAETVERLTRTMAGIDLVDVERWPIAKSAYITLIDPRLDDELAETWFNSIFCGLFSHDNISDGTMFVHTTRPALRAHSRDPHTRLYRPAGKLRQALESIFDDYRFAVDYDDRERDLERMDHLLHANLPDWVCKDPTLTIELIGSVFYRNKGAYLVGRLFTPEEQWPLVFPLVHHEGRGIQFDTVITDEAEVSIIFSFTRSYFMVDAPVPAEMVAFLKRLLPGKHIAELYTSIGFYKQGKSEFYRALINHLAATDDRFVMAPGVRGMVMSVFTLPGFNTVFKIIKDNFNPAKTVDHATVIQKYQLVKNHDRVGRLADTQQFADFRFPVSKFDPECLAELLDVAPSTVVLEGDVVLIRHCWTERRMTPLNIYLEHATEAQVHEALYDYGLAIKQLAAANIFPGDMLLKNFGVTRHGRVVFYDYDEICYLTEVHFRHIPPARYEEDELSSEPWYSVGPMDVFPEEFPRFLFVDLKLRRQFAKLHGNLFDADYWKGLQEQIRAGKVIDVFPYRRHESPEEALAR, encoded by the coding sequence ATGGCTCAGCACTGGCCGGCGACCGAGATCGCGACCCTGATCCTCGAAGGCTTCGACGACTACCGCGCGCAGTTCCACCGGATCACCGCCGGTGCGCCGGCGCGCTTCGAACAGGCACATTGGCAGGAAGCGCAGCAGGCCTCGGCCGAGCGCATCAACCTGTATGAGGAAAAGGTCGCCGAGACCGTCGAGCGCCTGACCCGCACCATGGCCGGCATCGACCTGGTGGATGTGGAGCGCTGGCCCATCGCCAAAAGCGCCTACATCACCCTGATCGACCCGCGGCTGGACGACGAGCTGGCGGAAACCTGGTTCAACTCGATCTTCTGCGGCCTGTTCAGCCACGACAACATCAGCGACGGCACGATGTTTGTCCACACCACCCGGCCCGCGCTGCGTGCCCACTCCCGCGATCCGCACACGCGCCTCTACCGCCCCGCCGGCAAGCTGCGCCAGGCGCTGGAGAGCATCTTCGACGACTACCGGTTCGCCGTGGACTACGACGACCGCGAACGCGACCTCGAGCGCATGGATCACCTGCTGCACGCCAACCTGCCAGACTGGGTGTGCAAGGACCCGACCCTGACCATCGAGCTGATCGGCTCGGTGTTCTACCGCAACAAGGGCGCCTACCTGGTGGGCCGCCTGTTCACCCCCGAGGAGCAATGGCCGCTGGTGTTCCCGCTGGTCCACCACGAAGGGCGCGGCATCCAGTTCGACACGGTGATCACCGACGAGGCCGAGGTCTCGATCATATTCTCCTTCACCCGCTCCTACTTCATGGTCGACGCGCCGGTGCCGGCGGAGATGGTCGCCTTCCTCAAGCGCCTGCTGCCGGGCAAGCACATCGCCGAGCTGTACACCTCCATCGGCTTCTACAAGCAGGGCAAGAGCGAGTTCTACCGCGCGCTGATCAACCACCTGGCGGCCACCGACGACCGCTTCGTCATGGCCCCGGGCGTGCGCGGCATGGTGATGAGCGTTTTCACCCTGCCCGGCTTCAATACGGTGTTCAAGATCATCAAGGACAACTTCAACCCGGCCAAGACCGTGGACCACGCCACGGTGATCCAGAAGTACCAGTTGGTGAAGAACCACGACCGCGTCGGCCGCCTGGCCGACACCCAGCAATTCGCCGACTTCCGCTTCCCGGTGAGCAAGTTCGACCCCGAATGCCTGGCCGAGCTGCTGGACGTGGCGCCCTCCACCGTGGTGCTGGAAGGCGACGTGGTACTGATCCGCCATTGCTGGACGGAGCGCCGCATGACCCCGCTGAACATCTACCTGGAACATGCCACCGAGGCCCAGGTGCACGAGGCGCTGTACGACTACGGGCTGGCGATCAAGCAACTGGCGGCGGCGAACATCTTCCCCGGCGACATGCTGCTGAAGAACTTCGGCGTGACCCGCCATGGCCGCGTGGTGTTCTACGACTACGACGAGATCTGCTACCTGACCGAGGTGCACTTCCGCCACATCCCGCCGGCGCGCTACGAAGAGGACGAGCTGTCCTCCGAGCCCTGGTACTCGGTGGGACCGATGGACGTGTTCCCGGAGGAGTTCCCGCGTTTCCTGTTCGTCGACCTCAAGCTGCGCCGGCAATTCGCCAAGCTGCACGGCAACCTGTTCGACGCCGACTACTGGAAGGGATTGCAGGAGCAGATTCGCGCGGGGAAGGTGATCGATGTGTTCCCCTACCGCCGCCATGAATCACCGGAGGAAGCGCTGGCGCGCTGA
- a CDS encoding potassium transporter Kup, which produces MSDASAGTVEHEQPHSSSAIGLMVGAVGVCYGDIGTSPLYTLKEVFVGGYGVQANHDGVLGVLSLIFWSLIWVVSIKYVIFVLRADNQGEGGVMALSALARRAATGRHKLQAMVVIAGLIGAALFYGDSMITPAISVLSAIEGLEIAFDGLEHWVVPLSLIVLVGLFLIQKHGTARIGILFGPVMVAWFLALAALGIYGVAQQPEVLKAMSPGWALNFFISHPGIGVAILGATVLALTGAEALYADMGHFGRKPIARAWFALVLPALVLNYFGQGATILVNAEAARNPFYLTAPSWALVPLVALSTAATVIASQAVISGAFSLTRQAIQLGYVPRMVIQHTSSHEQGQIYIGMVNWALMVGVVLLVLGFESSAALASAYGVAVTGTMLMTTLLMGVVIWLMWKWPLWLAIPFFLMMLLVDTLFFAANLPKVVQGGAFPVIAGIGLFILMTTWKRGRQLLVDRLDEGSLPLPLFISSIRSQPPHRVQGTAVFLTARTDAVPHALLHNLLHNQVLHEQVVLLTVVNEDSPRVAPDRRFEVDAYGEGFFRVVLHFGFIEDPDIPQALKLCHLNELDFSPMRTTYFLSRETVIPSKLIGMARWREALFAFLLKNANGNLRYFNLPLNRVIELGTQVEI; this is translated from the coding sequence ATGTCCGATGCAAGCGCCGGCACCGTTGAGCATGAACAGCCCCATTCCAGCTCCGCGATCGGCCTGATGGTCGGTGCCGTGGGCGTCTGCTACGGCGATATCGGTACCAGCCCGCTGTACACCCTGAAGGAAGTCTTCGTAGGCGGTTATGGTGTGCAGGCCAACCACGACGGCGTGCTGGGCGTGCTGTCGCTGATCTTCTGGTCGCTGATCTGGGTGGTGTCGATCAAGTACGTGATCTTCGTACTGCGCGCCGACAACCAGGGCGAGGGCGGGGTAATGGCGCTGTCCGCACTGGCCCGTCGCGCCGCTACCGGACGCCACAAGCTGCAGGCGATGGTGGTGATCGCCGGCCTGATCGGCGCGGCGCTCTTCTATGGCGATAGCATGATTACTCCGGCGATTTCGGTGCTTTCTGCGATCGAGGGCCTGGAAATCGCCTTCGACGGACTGGAACACTGGGTCGTGCCGCTCTCGCTGATCGTGCTGGTCGGCCTGTTCCTCATCCAGAAGCACGGCACCGCGCGCATCGGCATCCTCTTCGGCCCGGTGATGGTGGCCTGGTTCCTTGCGCTGGCGGCACTGGGTATCTATGGCGTGGCGCAGCAGCCGGAAGTGCTGAAGGCAATGAGCCCGGGCTGGGCGCTGAACTTCTTCATTTCGCATCCGGGCATCGGCGTGGCGATCCTCGGCGCCACCGTGCTGGCGCTGACCGGTGCCGAAGCGCTGTACGCGGACATGGGCCACTTCGGCCGCAAGCCCATCGCCCGCGCCTGGTTCGCCCTGGTGCTGCCGGCGTTGGTGCTCAACTATTTCGGCCAGGGCGCGACCATCCTGGTCAACGCCGAAGCCGCGCGTAACCCCTTCTACCTGACGGCGCCGAGCTGGGCGCTGGTGCCTCTGGTGGCGCTGTCCACCGCGGCGACCGTGATTGCATCCCAGGCGGTGATTTCCGGCGCATTCTCCCTGACCCGCCAGGCCATCCAGCTCGGCTATGTGCCGCGCATGGTGATCCAGCACACCTCCAGCCACGAGCAGGGGCAGATCTACATCGGCATGGTGAACTGGGCGCTGATGGTCGGCGTGGTGCTGCTGGTGCTGGGCTTCGAATCCTCCGCCGCACTGGCCTCGGCATACGGCGTCGCGGTGACCGGCACCATGCTGATGACCACGCTGCTGATGGGCGTGGTGATCTGGCTGATGTGGAAGTGGCCGCTGTGGCTGGCGATTCCGTTCTTCCTGATGATGCTGCTCGTCGATACCCTGTTCTTCGCCGCGAACCTGCCCAAGGTCGTCCAGGGTGGTGCCTTCCCGGTGATCGCCGGTATCGGCCTGTTCATCCTGATGACCACCTGGAAGCGCGGCCGCCAGCTGCTGGTGGACCGCCTCGACGAAGGCTCGCTGCCGCTGCCGCTGTTCATTTCCAGCATCCGCTCGCAGCCGCCGCACCGCGTGCAGGGCACCGCGGTGTTCCTTACCGCGCGTACCGACGCCGTGCCCCACGCGCTGTTGCACAACCTCCTGCACAACCAGGTGCTGCACGAGCAGGTCGTCCTGCTCACGGTGGTCAACGAAGACAGCCCGCGAGTTGCCCCGGACCGTCGATTCGAGGTGGACGCCTACGGCGAGGGCTTCTTCCGCGTGGTGCTGCACTTCGGCTTCATCGAGGACCCGGACATCCCGCAGGCGCTCAAGCTGTGCCACCTCAACGAGCTGGACTTCAGCCCGATGCGCACCACCTACTTCCTCAGCCGCGAGACTGTGATCCCGTCCAAGCTGATCGGCATGGCGCGCTGGCGCGAGGCGCTGTTCGCCTTCCTGCTGAAGAACGCCAACGGCAACCTGCGTTACTTCAACCTGCCGCTGAACCGGGTGATCGAACTGGGGACGCAGGTGGAAATCTGA
- the rimO gene encoding 30S ribosomal protein S12 methylthiotransferase RimO — protein sequence MSTATPKVGFVSLGCPKATVDSERILTQLRMEGYEIVPTYQDADVVVVNTCGFIDSAKAESLDAIGEAIAENGKVIVTGCMGVAEDSIRDVHPSVLAVTGPQQYEQVVNAVHEVIPPKAEHNPLIDLVPPQGIKLTPRHYAYLKISEGCNHSCSFCIIPSMRGKLVSRPVGDVLSEAQRLVKAGVKELLVISQDTSAYGVDLKYKMDFWDGQPVKTRMLELCQALSSMGVWVRLHYVYPYPNVDDVIPLMAEGKLLPYLDIPFQHASPKVLKSMKRPAFEDKTLARIKKWREICPELTIRSTFIVGFPGETEEDFQYLLDWLTEAQLDRVGCFQYSPVEGAPANDLGLEIVPDDVKQDRWERFMAHQQAISAARLQLKIGKEIEVLIDEVDDEGAVGRSYADAPEIDGAVYIDTFDVKPGDKVRVRITDADEYDLWAELV from the coding sequence ATGTCCACCGCCACACCCAAAGTCGGGTTCGTAAGCCTTGGTTGCCCTAAAGCCACGGTCGATTCCGAACGCATCCTCACCCAACTGCGCATGGAGGGGTACGAAATCGTCCCCACCTACCAGGACGCAGACGTGGTGGTGGTGAACACCTGCGGCTTCATCGACAGCGCCAAGGCCGAATCCCTGGACGCCATCGGCGAAGCCATCGCCGAGAATGGCAAGGTGATCGTCACCGGCTGCATGGGCGTCGCTGAAGACAGCATCCGTGACGTGCACCCCAGCGTGCTGGCCGTGACCGGCCCGCAGCAGTACGAGCAGGTCGTCAATGCCGTCCACGAGGTGATCCCGCCCAAGGCCGAGCACAACCCGCTGATCGACCTGGTGCCGCCGCAGGGTATCAAGCTGACCCCGCGTCACTACGCCTACCTGAAGATTTCCGAAGGCTGCAACCACAGCTGCAGCTTCTGCATCATCCCGTCCATGCGCGGCAAGCTGGTCAGCCGCCCGGTGGGCGACGTGCTCAGCGAAGCCCAGCGCCTGGTGAAAGCCGGCGTGAAAGAGCTGCTGGTGATCTCCCAGGACACCAGCGCCTACGGCGTGGACCTGAAGTACAAGATGGACTTCTGGGACGGCCAGCCGGTGAAGACCCGCATGCTGGAGCTGTGCCAGGCGCTCTCCTCGATGGGCGTGTGGGTGCGCCTGCACTACGTCTACCCGTACCCCAACGTCGACGATGTGATTCCGCTGATGGCCGAGGGCAAGCTGCTGCCCTACCTAGACATCCCCTTCCAGCACGCCAGCCCGAAAGTGCTCAAGTCCATGAAGCGCCCTGCCTTCGAGGACAAGACCCTGGCGCGCATCAAGAAGTGGCGCGAAATCTGCCCCGAGCTGACCATCCGCTCCACCTTCATCGTCGGCTTCCCCGGCGAGACCGAGGAAGACTTCCAGTACCTGCTGGACTGGCTGACCGAAGCCCAGCTCGACCGCGTCGGCTGCTTCCAGTACTCCCCGGTGGAAGGCGCCCCGGCCAACGACCTGGGCCTGGAAATCGTCCCCGATGACGTCAAGCAGGACCGTTGGGAGCGCTTCATGGCGCACCAGCAGGCCATTTCCGCCGCCCGCCTGCAGCTGAAGATCGGCAAGGAAATCGAAGTGCTGATCGACGAAGTGGATGACGAAGGCGCGGTCGGCCGCTCCTACGCCGACGCCCCGGAAATCGACGGCGCCGTGTACATCGACACCTTCGATGTGAAGCCGGGCGACAAGGTGCGCGTACGCATCACCGACGCCGACGAGTACGACCTCTGGGCCGAACTGGTCTGA
- a CDS encoding DUF1456 family protein gives MTNNDVLRSLRYLLDIRDAQVAEITALAGFNLSAEEVGAYLARDDEPDFKPCSDRVLAHFLDGLIVHRRGRDESRPLPPVELPLTNNITLKKLRVAFELRDDDILAILDSVSFIVTKTELGALFRKPGHNNYRPCGDQLLRNFLKGLTQRQQH, from the coding sequence ATGACCAACAACGACGTACTGCGCAGCCTGCGCTACCTGCTGGACATCCGCGATGCGCAGGTCGCCGAGATCACCGCGCTGGCCGGCTTCAACCTCAGTGCCGAGGAAGTCGGCGCCTACCTCGCCCGCGACGACGAGCCGGACTTCAAACCCTGCAGTGACCGCGTGCTGGCGCACTTCCTCGACGGCCTGATCGTGCATCGCCGTGGCCGCGATGAATCGCGCCCGCTGCCGCCGGTGGAACTGCCGCTGACCAACAACATCACCCTGAAGAAGCTGCGCGTGGCCTTCGAACTGCGCGACGACGATATCCTCGCGATCCTCGACAGCGTCAGCTTCATCGTCACCAAAACGGAACTGGGCGCGCTGTTCCGCAAACCCGGCCACAACAACTACCGCCCCTGCGGCGACCAGTTGCTGCGCAACTTCCTCAAGGGCCTGACCCAGCGCCAGCAGCACTGA
- a CDS encoding DUF2784 domain-containing protein: MLYRLAADAVVLFHLGFIIFVLLGGLLVLRWPRLAWLHLPAAAWGMAVEFVHLYCPLTPLENHFRALAGDHGYSGGFIEHYLIPLIYPAGLTEATQVVLGLIVAAVNLPPYLLLLRRVLRSR, encoded by the coding sequence ATGCTCTATCGCCTGGCCGCCGACGCCGTTGTCCTGTTCCATCTGGGCTTCATCATCTTCGTGCTGCTCGGCGGCCTGCTGGTGCTGCGCTGGCCACGCCTGGCGTGGTTGCACCTGCCGGCGGCGGCCTGGGGCATGGCGGTGGAATTCGTCCACCTCTATTGCCCACTCACACCGCTGGAGAATCACTTCCGCGCCCTGGCCGGCGATCACGGCTACAGCGGCGGCTTCATCGAGCACTACCTGATCCCGCTGATCTACCCCGCCGGCCTGACCGAGGCGACCCAGGTCGTCCTCGGCCTCATCGTGGCCGCAGTCAATCTGCCGCCTTACCTGCTTCTGCTGCGCCGGGTGCTGCGTTCGCGCTGA
- a CDS encoding ArnT family glycosyltransferase codes for MQGWSKDRKALALLLGVSALLLLFGLGWREVWGPEVRWADISLQMLQSGDYFDPYLRGAPYYDKPLLSYWLITAPASLFGLNHWTLRLSTVLAGLGSIWLTWWLGERLLRKGTGVLAGWLLATTFYFLFWARVATADMLTVFGVLAALAWYWRDPEDTRFRSYLGFFLILSLTSLCKGLIGFVLPGLVLLPHLLSAGRWRRHLNLRLLAALVVAGGVYAIPFVLSHFYGQPSYGESGLALVFRENVVRFFQPFDHEGPIYTYLLYLPAYTLPWAPLWVLGLWFAARRWKQLEPNARWLVWALVLLFAFFTASGGRRSYYVLPLVPFAQLLGAWWVIEWRHERKLAGLGRVWPRAVGAAAVAMLLVVGVAYPWSNGGGGVPLFAREVRAAAEQTAPWSQWRVLVLGDDDARLPIYLQKRGERQAHPFLYIHSDYPQGDSAALFAWLRQRTGEDWDPARTLIISQVTHEGTQPLNWLTADHRLIESGLNNGQRLGHAKNKEASLAYLPMDNPLSANAAPGAAEAGKAAD; via the coding sequence ATGCAGGGTTGGAGCAAGGATCGGAAGGCATTGGCGCTGCTATTGGGCGTCTCGGCGCTGCTGTTGCTGTTCGGGTTGGGCTGGCGCGAGGTCTGGGGCCCGGAAGTGCGCTGGGCGGATATCTCGCTGCAGATGCTGCAGTCAGGCGACTACTTCGATCCGTACCTGCGTGGGGCGCCGTACTACGACAAACCGCTGCTGTCCTACTGGCTGATCACCGCGCCGGCCAGCCTGTTCGGTCTCAATCACTGGACGCTGCGCCTCAGCACCGTGCTGGCCGGGCTGGGCAGCATCTGGCTCACCTGGTGGCTGGGCGAACGCCTGCTGCGCAAGGGCACGGGCGTGCTGGCCGGCTGGCTGCTGGCAACCACCTTCTACTTCCTGTTCTGGGCGCGGGTGGCGACGGCGGACATGCTCACGGTGTTCGGCGTGCTGGCGGCGCTGGCCTGGTACTGGCGTGACCCGGAAGACACGCGATTCAGGAGCTACCTGGGCTTCTTCCTGATCCTGTCGCTGACCTCGTTGTGCAAGGGGCTGATCGGCTTCGTCCTGCCGGGGCTGGTGCTGCTGCCGCATCTGCTCAGCGCGGGGCGCTGGCGCCGGCACCTGAACCTGCGTTTGCTGGCGGCGCTGGTAGTGGCCGGCGGCGTGTATGCGATTCCCTTCGTTCTGTCGCACTTCTACGGTCAGCCCAGCTACGGCGAGAGTGGCCTGGCGTTGGTGTTCCGCGAGAACGTGGTGCGCTTCTTCCAGCCCTTCGACCACGAGGGGCCGATCTATACCTACCTGCTTTACCTTCCCGCCTACACACTGCCCTGGGCGCCGTTATGGGTGCTTGGCCTGTGGTTCGCTGCGCGCCGTTGGAAGCAACTGGAGCCCAACGCGCGCTGGCTGGTCTGGGCGCTGGTGCTGCTGTTCGCGTTCTTCACTGCCAGCGGTGGCCGGCGCAGTTACTACGTGCTCCCGCTGGTGCCTTTCGCGCAATTGCTGGGTGCGTGGTGGGTGATCGAGTGGCGGCATGAACGCAAGCTGGCCGGGCTGGGGAGGGTCTGGCCGCGGGCGGTCGGCGCCGCAGCGGTGGCGATGCTGCTGGTGGTGGGCGTGGCGTACCCCTGGAGCAATGGCGGCGGCGGGGTTCCGCTCTTCGCCAGGGAGGTGCGTGCCGCCGCGGAGCAGACGGCGCCCTGGTCGCAGTGGCGGGTACTGGTCCTCGGCGATGACGACGCGCGCCTGCCGATCTATCTGCAGAAGCGCGGCGAACGGCAGGCCCATCCCTTCCTCTATATCCATTCCGACTATCCGCAGGGCGACAGTGCCGCCTTGTTCGCCTGGCTGCGCCAGCGCACTGGTGAGGACTGGGACCCGGCGCGCACCCTGATCATTTCCCAGGTGACCCATGAAGGTACGCAGCCGCTGAACTGGCTGACGGCGGATCACCGGCTGATCGAGTCCGGGCTCAACAATGGCCAGCGCCTGGGGCACGCGAAGAACAAGGAGGCGAGCCTGGCCTATCTGCCGATGGACAATCCGCTCAGCGCGAACGCAGCACCCGGCGCAGCAGAAGCAGGTAAGGCGGCAGATTGA
- a CDS encoding SDR family oxidoreductase, with translation MHPYFSLAGKTALVTGGTRGIGRMIAQGLLEAGARVIICARDGVACADTAAELSQYGECIGLPANLATEEGARALALELNERLDHLDILVNNAGTTWGAPLDSYPAAGWEKVMQLNVTAVFSCIQQLLPLLKKAGSAQSPARVINIGSVAGVTSHGENAYAYGPSKAALHQLSRMLARELVGDHINVNVIAPGRFPSKMTRHIANDDQAMAEDTAVIPMRRWGREEEMSALAISLASAAGAYMTGNIIPIDGGFHLG, from the coding sequence ATGCACCCGTACTTTTCCCTCGCAGGCAAGACCGCACTAGTCACCGGAGGTACCCGCGGCATCGGCCGGATGATCGCCCAGGGCCTGCTCGAAGCCGGCGCCAGAGTCATCATCTGCGCACGTGACGGCGTCGCCTGCGCCGACACCGCCGCCGAACTGTCGCAGTACGGCGAATGCATCGGCCTGCCGGCCAACCTCGCCACCGAGGAAGGCGCCCGTGCCCTGGCCCTGGAGCTGAACGAGCGCCTGGACCACCTGGATATCCTGGTCAACAACGCCGGCACCACCTGGGGCGCGCCGCTGGACAGCTACCCGGCCGCTGGCTGGGAAAAGGTCATGCAGCTCAACGTCACCGCCGTGTTCAGTTGCATCCAGCAACTGCTGCCGCTGCTGAAGAAGGCCGGCAGCGCGCAGAGCCCGGCGCGGGTGATCAACATCGGTTCGGTGGCCGGTGTCACCTCCCACGGCGAGAACGCCTATGCCTACGGCCCGAGCAAGGCCGCGCTGCACCAACTCTCGCGCATGCTCGCCCGTGAGCTGGTGGGCGACCACATCAACGTCAACGTCATCGCCCCCGGCCGCTTCCCCAGCAAGATGACCCGCCACATCGCCAACGACGATCAGGCCATGGCCGAGGACACCGCCGTCATCCCCATGCGCCGCTGGGGCCGCGAAGAGGAAATGTCCGCCCTGGCCATCAGCCTGGCGAGCGCCGCCGGCGCCTACATGACCGGCAACATCATCCCCATCGACGGCGGCTTCCACCTCGGCTGA